A portion of the Stella humosa genome contains these proteins:
- a CDS encoding nitroreductase family protein has translation MPTLDLLLSRRSISPVMLTDPGPTDAEIDTMIQAALRAPDHGNLRPWSFAIIRGDARRELGEVFANALKARDPTWTEPLLERERGRPLRSPLVIACGARVRPDHKIAEIEQLMAAGAATMNLLNAAHALGFGAMWVTGANAYDQTVADALGFPAPDRLVGFVYVGTPPAVLRPVERPATSDHSSEWTQPVRAFGDAA, from the coding sequence ATGCCCACGCTCGATCTGCTCCTTTCCCGCCGCTCCATCTCGCCGGTCATGCTGACCGACCCGGGGCCGACGGACGCTGAAATCGACACCATGATCCAGGCGGCGCTGCGCGCGCCCGACCATGGCAACCTGCGCCCCTGGTCGTTCGCCATCATCCGCGGCGACGCCCGCCGGGAGCTCGGCGAGGTCTTCGCCAATGCGTTGAAGGCGCGCGATCCCACCTGGACCGAGCCGCTGCTGGAGCGCGAGCGCGGCCGGCCCCTGCGCTCGCCCTTGGTCATCGCCTGTGGCGCCCGTGTCCGGCCGGATCACAAGATCGCGGAAATCGAGCAGCTCATGGCGGCGGGCGCGGCCACCATGAATCTGCTGAACGCCGCCCACGCACTGGGTTTCGGGGCGATGTGGGTGACGGGGGCCAACGCCTACGACCAGACAGTCGCCGATGCGCTGGGCTTCCCGGCCCCGGACCGGCTGGTCGGCTTCGTCTATGTCGGCACGCCGCCGGCCGTGCTGCGGCCGGTCGAACGGCCCGCCACGTCCGACCATTCCAGCGAATGGACCCAGCCCGTCCGCGCCTTCGGCGACGCCGCCTGA
- a CDS encoding invasion associated locus B family protein has product MRAMIAGLALGLVLAAAGTADAQNRQRKPKAEEAPAAANSERVGDWMLRCDPPAGGQPKQCEIAQILSDKEGKRDLLLLRLGYAPQETDAVALIVVPLDVLLPPGLGLKVDARDPVTVPFRHCDTNGCLAPWRPSPDDLAAMRAGKELMVLLRNREGKQLGLPVSLKGFSAAHDRLR; this is encoded by the coding sequence ATGCGTGCCATGATCGCCGGCCTCGCGCTCGGCCTCGTCCTTGCGGCCGCCGGCACCGCCGACGCCCAGAACCGCCAGCGGAAGCCCAAGGCCGAGGAGGCCCCGGCCGCTGCCAATTCCGAGCGCGTCGGCGACTGGATGCTGCGCTGCGACCCCCCGGCCGGCGGGCAGCCCAAGCAGTGCGAGATCGCCCAGATCCTGAGCGACAAGGAAGGCAAGCGCGACCTGCTGCTGCTGCGCCTGGGCTATGCACCGCAGGAGACGGACGCGGTGGCCCTGATCGTCGTGCCGCTCGACGTGCTGCTGCCGCCCGGCCTGGGCCTGAAGGTCGACGCGCGCGATCCCGTGACGGTACCGTTCCGCCACTGCGATACCAATGGCTGCCTCGCGCCCTGGCGCCCATCCCCGGACGACCTTGCGGCGATGAGGGCGGGCAAGGAGCTGATGGTCCTGCTGCGCAACCGCGAGGGCAAGCAGCTCGGCCTGCCGGTCTCGCTGAAGGGCTTCTCGGCCGCCCACGATCGCTTGCGCTGA